The sequence CAAAATCCGGGTCATCCATGGCTTCCGGACCTTCATCTTCACAAATGATCCAGCCGGCATAATTAATATCTTTCAGCCATTGGGTGATACCCAGGAGGTCAACCTTACCATTTCCCATGAGGGTGAATTCCGGTTCGCCATTCCAGTCTTTATAATGCATATGGTTGATCAAATGCGCATATGCTTTCATTGTTTCCAACGGGTCCATACCGGCGTTAATGATATGGCCGACATCCGGCGTCCAGCCAGTGACAGCGCTATCCAGTGCCGGCAATACCGCTGCATAATCTTCTGCCGTGCGGATGATTGAAGTATGCGGTGAATTGGGGTGGAAACTACAAGGAACGCCTTTTTCCATGGCCCTTCTTGAAACCGTGTTCACAATATTGACCAGGTTCCTGCGGCGTGTTTCCAGTTCATGACGACCGGAAGGTATTTGTACAGTGCAAAGAATGGCGCCTGGAAATCGTTGTAACAGACTGATCATTTGGTCGGCTTCCTGTCTTTCTTTTTCCGTTTCTTCGGCGCCTTTCCAATCCAAAGCCAGGGAGATAGCTGCCAGCTCTAACCCGGTTGACTTCAATTTTGCTTCCAGCAGTCCGGGATCACTTAAATCACCCATCCAGAAATGGATCGGCTGGATGCCGGCAAACCCGGCCTGGGCAATTATTTCCATCATGTGACCCAGTCGGTTCGCATGGGTCTTGCCACTATTATTCATGAACCAGGTATACACTTCAGATCCAAAACGGAATGGTAGTTGGTTACTCATATTTAAAGGCCTTGTTTTTTACAATGCTGTTTAATAAAGGCTAATCCTTTTATGGCAATATCCCATGGCTTTGAATACTCCCGCCATACATTGATCGCATTGGCAAAATCGGGATCATTGCGGGAAAATGCTTCAATGGTCAGCCAGCCTGAATAGTTGATTTCTGCCAGCGCGGAAAATGTTTCATCCCAAAGCACATGACCATCACCGGGAGTCCCCCTGTCATTTTCACTGATATGCACATGTGCTAATAACGGAGCAATGGTTGTGATGGCTGTATGGTTATTTTTCTCTTCAATATTAGCATGGTGGGTATCATACATGGCGCGTACATTAGGATGCGCGGCAGCAAGTACTAAAGTTGTCAACTGTTCGACCGTATTGCACAAATAACATTCAAAACGGTTCAATGCTTCCAGTGCCAGGGTAATACCCGCCTGGGCTGCATAATCACCAGCGGCATGCAATACATCACCAGCCCAGCCATATTCCTGCGGCTGTGGTGGTTGCCTCGAAAAAACACTATGGGCCGAATGAAAAGGGCCGCATAAAACGGTAGCATTCATGGCCTGTGCCCGGTCGATGACCCATTTGATACGGTCAACTGCTTTTTGCCTTGTCGCAGCCGATGGACTCACCGGGTTCTCGCTGTCACTAACCACTGTAACTGCCGTTGTTTCGAGGCCAATATTTCTTGCATGGTTCCCAAAGCGTTGGTAGGCTTTCTCATCGGGTGCGCCAATAAAACACTCTACCCCATCATACCCGATCTCTTTCAACCGGTCGATGATGGGAAACAGGTCGTCTGACATGCCTGCTGACCAGACCAGTGTATTAAAACCAATTTTATTCATGCTAGCTGGATTGTTGATGTGATCAAAAGTTTCATTATTTCTCCATCGGGTGTTGCTTCAGCAATTCATCCGGTGAATAAAAACCGGTCTTACCTTTAATGGAAGCACGGACTTCTTTCACTTTTGTTGCAGATATCTCCGATGCTTCATTCCCGAAAGAATTCCGAACATAGGTGAGCACTGCTGCCAGTTCTTCATCTTTCAGCAAACCTTCAAACGGGGTCATCGGCACCTGTCCGGGATATTTTTTCCCATTCACTTCAATGGGGCCATAAGCTCCTTT comes from Flavihumibacter fluvii and encodes:
- a CDS encoding sugar phosphate isomerase/epimerase family protein — encoded protein: MNKIGFNTLVWSAGMSDDLFPIIDRLKEIGYDGVECFIGAPDEKAYQRFGNHARNIGLETTAVTVVSDSENPVSPSAATRQKAVDRIKWVIDRAQAMNATVLCGPFHSAHSVFSRQPPQPQEYGWAGDVLHAAGDYAAQAGITLALEALNRFECYLCNTVEQLTTLVLAAAHPNVRAMYDTHHANIEEKNNHTAITTIAPLLAHVHISENDRGTPGDGHVLWDETFSALAEINYSGWLTIEAFSRNDPDFANAINVWREYSKPWDIAIKGLAFIKQHCKKQGL
- a CDS encoding sugar phosphate isomerase/epimerase family protein — encoded protein: MSNQLPFRFGSEVYTWFMNNSGKTHANRLGHMMEIIAQAGFAGIQPIHFWMGDLSDPGLLEAKLKSTGLELAAISLALDWKGAEETEKERQEADQMISLLQRFPGAILCTVQIPSGRHELETRRRNLVNIVNTVSRRAMEKGVPCSFHPNSPHTSIIRTAEDYAAVLPALDSAVTGWTPDVGHIINAGMDPLETMKAYAHLINHMHYKDWNGEPEFTLMGNGKVDLLGITQWLKDINYAGWIICEDEGPEAMDDPDFVTLHDGRWVNEILIKGLK